The Desulfuromonadales bacterium DNA window TCTCGACCCGAATCCGCTTCGCACATCTCTTGATGTCGTACTTTTTCATTTACCCACCCTGTGTGCTATACAGCGTACCCCTTTCCAGTGAGATGAATATTCATCGAAGGGTAGGATTTTCTATAACTTTAGACCTAAAAAATCGTCCAGCCGCAGCCGCAGACTTCACCCTTCCTCCCAACATTTTGGGGTAAAGCTCCGGTCAGGACCTGCGCTGACGATACCGGTTTCATCAACAAAAAAGGGCCGTCCACTCTTGGACGACCCTGCCTCTTGCCTCTTGCCTCTTGCCTCTTGCCTCTTGCCCCTGGCCTGTCACCGGGCCGGCGGCTTGCCTTCCCCGTAGACGAGGCGCAGCGCCCGCTTGGTCCTTGCCGTCAGGCGAAACGGATTGATCGGCTTGGCGACGAAGTCGAAGTACCCCATGTCGAGAATCTTCGCCTCCTCTTCCGCCGCCGCCTTCGACGAAAGGGCGATGACGGGGATGTTGCGAGTGGCGGCGCTGGCCTGCAGGGCGCGAAACATCTCATAGCCGTCCATCCGCGGCATCACCGTGTCCGTAATGATCAGGTGTGGCTTCTGCTGCAGGGCAATCTTCAGCCCTTCCGCCCCGTTGCTCGCCTGCAACAGGCTGTAGCCCTCCTTGCGCAAGGCGGCGACGATGGCCAGGCGCACCATCTCCTGGTCGTCGACAACCAGAACCGTCCACCATTCGCTCTTTTCGGTCTGCTGGCCGGCCTGCAGATAGTGCCTGTTGACTGCCTCCTGGATATCGGCGGCGGTGGTGACACAGGGAACGATGCGCAGGCCGGTACGGAAGGCGACATTATCGATGGTATCCATGTCGAGGGGGTTCATCATCGCCAGGTAGAGGGTCTTGTCTTCCTGCTTGAGAGGAAAGATCATCGATTTGAGCGCCTGCTCGGCGTCGACCAGGGCCAGAAGTTCTGCCGGGAAAGCGAACTTGGCGAAATCGCGCACGAGCTTGTAACCGAACTGCCGGGAGAGGGCAGCGGCGATGTCCTTTTCGGAGATGGCCCCCATCTCCTCCAGCACGATCCCCAGTCGTTTGCTGGTCCCTTTCTGGCGCTCCAGAGCAGCCTGCACCGTTGCCTCGGTGATCGCCCCAGCTTCAACCAGGAGCTCACCGATGCGTTTGCGTTTGTTCATGTCATCCTCAGATTCACGGTCGGAGTCTTTTGTTGCAAAGGTTATACTTAATGATAAACCATTCTTTTCACAAGGTAAAAATGTGA harbors:
- a CDS encoding response regulator translates to MNKRKRIGELLVEAGAITEATVQAALERQKGTSKRLGIVLEEMGAISEKDIAAALSRQFGYKLVRDFAKFAFPAELLALVDAEQALKSMIFPLKQEDKTLYLAMMNPLDMDTIDNVAFRTGLRIVPCVTTAADIQEAVNRHYLQAGQQTEKSEWWTVLVVDDQEMVRLAIVAALRKEGYSLLQASNGAEGLKIALQQKPHLIITDTVMPRMDGYEMFRALQASAATRNIPVIALSSKAAAEEEAKILDMGYFDFVAKPINPFRLTARTKRALRLVYGEGKPPAR